The genomic DNA GGACGGCACCGTGTCCGCCTGGGGCCTCAACGCCAGCGGCCAGCTCGGAGATGGACAGGGCGGCAAGGACAGCCAGCGCGCCTCGCCCGCCCCGGTGCATGTCCTCACCGACGCCACCGCCGTCCATGCCCAGGCCAACATGAGCTTCGCCCGGCGCCAGGACGGCTCGGTCTGGGGCTGGGGACAGAACTTCAACGGCCAGCTCGGCACGGGAGACACCACCGAGCTGTCCGTGCCCACCACCCCCGTGCTCCTGCGCGTGGAGCCCCCCGAGCCCCTGAGCGGCCTGCTGGACGTGGCCCCCGGCGCCACGCACGTCGTCGCCCAGCACCGGGATGGCACCGTGTACGCCTGGGGCTGGAATTCCAAGGGCTCCCTGGGCCGGACGGCGCTCCTGGAGAACTGGGCCTATCCCCTGCCCCAACAGGTGGAGTTGCCGTGAAGACACCCCACCGCGCGCTGGCCGTGCTCCTGGGAGCCATCACGGCCTGTGGCTCTCCACCGGAGCCCGGACCCGACACCCAGGCCCCCGTCGTGCGCATCGTGTCCCCCCGCGAGGGGCAGGTGGGCGCGGTGTTCCAGGTGCGCGTGCGGGGAGGGCTCGAGGACGACCGGGGCGTGGAGCGCGCGTCCTGGTCCCTCAATGGCGAAGCCCCCGTGGCGTTCACCCCCTCGGCGAGCTTCACCCTCGAGGGCATCCCGAGGCTCGGCGACAACGTCGTGCGCGTGGAGGCCCAGGACGCCGCGGGCAACACGGGCGTGGCCGAGGTGCGCTTCTCCTTCGGCGGCGAGCTGGCGGGGGGCCTCTCCCATTCGGCGGCCGTGCGCGACGGGCGGCTCTTCACGTGGGGCGACAACGGGGCGGGACAGCTCGGGCTCGCCGAGACCTCGCGTCAGCCCCGCCCCACTCTCGTGCCGGAACCCACCCGGGTGCGCGTGGTGGTGACGGGCGCCTCCTCGACGCTCGTCCTCCAGGAGGACGGAAGCGCCTGGGCCTGGGGCTCGCTCCCCCAGGGACTGCTGCCCGAACGCGAGGCCGCCCATGTGCCCACGCGCATTCCCACGCCCGCTCCCGTGGTGGGCGCGGCGCTCGGAGGCGCGCACGCGCTGCTGCTGCTCGCGGACGGCACGGTGCTCGCGGCGGGCGCCAACGGTGACGGGCAGTTGGGGCTGGGTACCACCGAAGCCGTGGATGGGCCCACGCGCGTGCCCGGCCTGTCCGGCATCATCCGCGTGGCCGCGGGCTCCGAGCACTCCGTGGCGCTGCGCGCGGATGGCGCCGTGTTCGTCTGGGGCGCCAATGACGACGGGCAGCTCGGCAATGGCGAGGTGGACGACGCCCCCCATCCCGAGCCCTTCCAGGTCGCCCACCTGGAGCGAGTGGTGGACGTGGCGGCCGGGCGCGGCCACATGCTGGCGCTGGGCGAGGACGGACGGGTGCGCGCCTGGGGACTGGGCACCTCGGGACAGCTCGGCCACGGCAAGAGCGGCATGCTGGGGAGCCGGGCGCAGCCCGTGGACGTGATGGAACTCTCGGGGGTCGAGGCCGTGTTCGCCAGCGCCCACCTCAGCTTCGCGCTCACCTCCCCGGGCACGCTCTGGGCCTGGGGGCAGAACTCCAACGCACAGCTCGGCGACGGAAGCACCGCCGAGCGCCCCAGGCCCGTCCAGGTCCAGGGCCTCGGCCCGGTGCGCGCCGTGGGGGCGGGCTCGCTGCACGCGTTGGCCCATGCGGACACGGGGGCCTGCTTCGCCTGGGGCGCCAACGGCGGCGGGCAGCTCGGCACGAACGCCCCCTCGGAAGGCGCCTCCCGTTCCGCCGTCCCCCTGCGGGTGGAGTTTCCATGAAGCGCCGAGCCCCCCTGACGACAGCCGGAGTCCTCTGCCTGTGGAGCGCCTGTGGCCCGACGTCCCCGGTGACGCCCGGCGAGCCCCAGGGGTGGGCGGTGGTGGAGCCCGGCGAGGAGCTTCCCGGAGGCGCGGCGACGACCCAGGCGAGTGACGTCCAGGCCTTCTCGCGTCCGGCGCCGAACCTGCCCACGGAGCGCCTGTCCGCGTTCGGCGCGGGGGAAGCGCTCTTCGAGGCGGACTGGTTCGCGGCCCCCCACGCGCGCGCGGATCGCGACGGACTGGGGCCCCTCTTCAACGCCGTCTCCTGCGAGGCCTGCCACTTCCAGAATGGCCGCGGCACGCCGCCCCTGAGCGAGGACCAGCCCACGGTGTCACTGCTGCTGCGGCTGAGCGTGCCGGGCACGGGCGAGCACGGCGGCCCCCGGCCCGAGCCCACCTATGGAGATCAGCTCCAGACGCGGAGCATTCCGGGGGTGCCCGCCGAAGGGCGCGCCACGCTCGAGTGGGAGGAGCGCTCCGGCACCTTCGCGGACGGAGAGGCCTGGACGCTGCGCGCGCCCCGCTACCGCCTGACCCAGCTCGCGCACGGGCCCCTGGCCGCGGACGTGCGTGTGTCGCCGCGCGTGGCCCAGCCGCTGGTGGGACCCGGACTGCTCGAGGCCGTACCCGAGGCCCAGCTGCTCGAATGGGCGGACCCGGACGACGCCAACGGCGATGGCATCTCCGGACGGCCCAACCGCGTGTGGAGCGCGCGCCGGGGACGCGTGGAGCTGGGCCGCTTCGGCTGGAAGGCCAACCAGCCCGACCTGGAGCAGCAGAACGCGGGCGCGCTGCGGGGAGACCTCGGCATCACCACGCCCCTCTTCCCCACCGAGGCCTGCGCGCCCGCGCAAACGGCCTGCCTGGACGCGCCCACCGGAGGCATCCCCGAGCTGGACGCGGGCAAGCTCGACGCCCTCACCGCCTACACCGCCGGGCTCGCCGTCCCCGCGCGCCGGGGCCACGACACGCCCCAGGTGCTGCGCGGCAAGGACGTCTTCCACCGCGTGGGCTGCGCGCGCTGCCACCGGCCCTCGCTCGACACCGAGTCCCACCAGCGCCTGTGGCCCTACTCGGACCTGCTCCTGCATGACCTGGGAGACGGCCTCGCCGACGGGTACGACGACTTCCTCGCCACGGGCCGCGAGTGGCGCACGCCACCGCTGTGGGGCCTGGGCCTCACGCGCACCGTCAGCGGACACTCGCGCCTGCTGCACGACGGCCGCGCCCGCTCTCCCCTGGAGGCCATCCTCTGGCATGGCGGCGAGGCCAGCGCCTCCCGTGACGCGGTGCTCCAATCATCTCGCGCCGAGCGAGACGCCCTGCTGTCCTTCCTCGACTCCCTCTGAACCGTGGACCGGGCCACGGGCTTTTCAGGCCACGTTTTGACATTGATTCGCAGATTCAATAGTAGCCCTATCCCCTACACGAAAAGAGGAGTTGCCATGACGAAGCAGGGTTGGCTCGCACTGATGACCGGAGCGCTGTTCCTCACGAGCTGTGGCGAGGACAAGAAGGCGGAAACGGTGGATCCCCTCGCCGAGTCGCGCGCTCGGCCGGTGATCCAGAACTACGCGGCGCTGACGTCCGCGAACTACGCGGAGGTGGTGCGGCAGGCCCACTCGCTGCAGGAGGCCATCGAGGCCTTCGTGGCCAACCCGACCGACGCGACGATGGCGGCGGCCCGCGCGGCGTGGATCGAGGCGCGCGTCTCCTACGGCCAGAGCGAGGCGTACCGCTTCTACGGCGGCCCCATCGACAACGAGGACACCGGCCCCGAGGGGCAGATCAACGCCTGGCCGCTGGATGAGGCCTACATCGACGGCGTGGAGGAGAACTACGACGCCGGCATCATCAACGCCACGGAGGAGTACCCCGAGCTCACCCAGGAGCTGATCGCCTCGCTCAACGAGCGCGATGGCGAGACGAACATCGCCTCCGGCTACCACGCCATCGAGTTCCTGCTGTGGGGCCAGGATGTGTCCGAGACGGGCCCGGGCAACCGGCCGCCCACGGACTTCGTGAGCGGCGAGGAGACCACGCGCACCAACGCCGATCGGCGCCGGCAGTACCTGTCGCTCGTCACCAAGCAGCTCGTGGAGGACCTGGAGTCCGTGGAGGCGCAGTGGAAGCCGACCCAGGGCACCTACGGCCAGGCGTTCGGCGCCGAGTCCCCCAAGGCCGCGGTGCTGAAGATCCTCACCGGCCTGGGCAGCCTGAGCGGCGCGGAGCTCGCGGGCGAGCGCATGACGGTGGCCTACGACAACAAGGACCAGGAGGACGAGCACTCCTGCTTCAGCGACAACACGCACGCGGACCTGTACAACAACGCGCTCGGCATCCAGAACGTATACCTCGGCCGCTACGGCTCCGTGTCGGGCCCGGGCCTGAGCTCGCTGGTGGCCGAGGTGAACCCGGCGCTGGATCAGAAGATGAAGGAGCGCCTGCAGGCCAGCCTGGACGCCATCCGGGCCATTCCCGTCCCGTTCGATCAGGCTATCCTCGGCGCGGACAACAGCCCCGGCCGCCAGAAGGTGAAGGCCGCCATCGACGCCCTGCGCGCGCAGACGGACACGCTCGTCGAGGTGGCCACCGCGCTCGGCATCACGCTCAACCTGGAGTGAGATAACGACATGCGGCGCGCGCTCATCCCCCTGTGCTGCCTGCTCGCCTGTGGCGGGAGTGTCGAGGACGAGGGACCCGAGCCCGGTGAGGAACTGCCGGGCGGGGCCACCACGGTCCACGACACCACGCGCAACGCCTTCACCCTGGTGGCCCGCAACCTCCAGGGTGAACGGCGGGACGCGTTCTTCGTGGGCAACTCCCTCTTCAACCGCAACTGGGTGACGGCCCCCTCCTCCACCGAGGGGCTCGACGGGCTGGGGCCGACGTTCAACGCCTCCTCGTGCGCCGCGTGTCATTTCAAGGATGGGCGGGGCAAGCCCCCCACCGAGCCGGGCGAGAAGTCCCTGTCGCTGCTCTTCCGGCTCAGCATCCCCGGCCAGGACGCCCATGGGGCGCCGCTCGAGGATCCCGTCTACGGCGGGCAACTCCAGCCCCTGGCCATCCTCGGCGTCCCCGCCGAGGGCTCCATGGCCCTCTCGTACACCTCGCGCGAGGGCAGTTACGCCGACGGAACGCCCTGGTCCCTGGAGGCGCCGCACTACACGCTCCAGAACCTGGCCTTCGGGCCGCCCCATCCAGAGCTGATGGTGAGCCCGCGCGTGGCCCCGGTGATGATCGGCCTGGGCCTGCTGGAGGCCATTCCCGAGGCGAGCCTGGAAGCGCTCGCGGATCCGGACGACCGGAACGGGGACGGCATCTCCGGCCGCATCAACCATGTCTGGGACGTGGAGCACCGCCAGGCGCGCGTGGGCCGCTTCGGCTGGAAGGCCAACCAGCCGTCCCTGAAACATCAGAACGCGGGCGCCTTCCGGGGCGACCTCGGCATCACCTCGGACCTCTTCCCCACCAACGACTGCCCGCCGGCCCAGTCCGCCTGCATGAAGGCGCCCCATGGCGGCGAGCCCGAGCTGGACGCGCGCAAGCTGGAGCAGGTGACGTTCTACACCCGGATGCTCGCCGTGCCCGCGCGCCGGGAAGCGGACGCGCCCGACGTGCTGCGAGGCCGCAAGCTCTTCCGCGACGTGGGCTGCGCGTCCTGCCACGTGCCGCGCCACGAGACGGGCACGGTGGATGACGCGCCGGAGCTGTCCGGACAGGTCATCTACCCGTACACCGACCTGCTCCTGCACGACATGGGGCCGGAGCTGGCGGACCACCGCCCGGACTTCGAGGCCACCGGGAGCGAGTGGCGCACCCCACCCCTGTGGGGCATCGGGCTCGTCCAGACGGTCAACCGGCACACGCGCTTCCTGCACGATGGGCGCGCCCGCTCGCTGGAGGAGGCCATCCTCTGGCACGGAGGCGAGGCCGAGCCATCCCGCGAGCGCTTCCGCCACCTGTCCACCGACGAGCGCGCCGCGCTGCTGCGCTTCCTGGAGTCGCTGTGAACCCCTCCTTCCGCCGTCTGCTGTCCGCGTCCATGCTGCTGCCGCTCGCCCTCCTGGGCTGCGGGGACTCCCAGGGCACCACCCTGCGCACCACCTTCCTCAAGACGCTGGCCGAGGACACCATCCTCCCGACGTACCGGGAGTTCGACACGCGCTCGACCACGCTCGCCACGGCGCTCGACGCGCTCCACGCCACGCCCACCGAGGCCACGCTCGCTCAGGCGCAGACGGCCTGGCGGGCCGTGCGCGAGCCCTGGGGCGTGCAGGAGGCGCTGCACATCGGCCCCTCCGAGGACCTGCACACGGGCGCCGCGGTGGACCAGGTGCCCTCCACGAGCGGCATCGAGACCCTGCTCGCGGGCTCGATGGAACTCACCGTCCAGAACGTCGAGGAGCTGGGCGCCAACCGCAAGGGGATGATGGCGCTGGAGTACATGCTCTTCGACTCGCGGGCGGGGGACGCCGCGGTGCTCGCGCGCCTCACCGACGAGGGCAAGGGCCCACGCCGCCGGGCCTACGTGAAGGCACTGGGCGCCGTGCTGCACGGCAACGCCGTGGCGGTGCGCACCGAGTGGGAGCCGGAGCAGGGCAACTTCGTGGCGCAGCTCGCCACGGCGGGCACCCCGGGCGGCCGCTACGGCACGCAGAAGGAAGCGGTGGATGAGATCGTCAACCGCCTCATCTCCTCGGTGGAGGTGGCGGAGCTCAAGCTGTCCAAGCCGCTGGGCTTCGAGACCGGCGGCACCGTGCGCCCCGACGAGGAGGAGGCGCGGCGCAGCGACAACTCGCTCGCGGACCTCACCCACGCCATCCAGGGCATGGAGCGGCTGTGGCTCGGGGAGAACGGAAAGGGCGGCCTGTCGAGCGTGGTGGCCTCCACCAACAAGACACTGGACGCCACGGT from Melittangium boletus DSM 14713 includes the following:
- a CDS encoding imelysin family protein is translated as MNPSFRRLLSASMLLPLALLGCGDSQGTTLRTTFLKTLAEDTILPTYREFDTRSTTLATALDALHATPTEATLAQAQTAWRAVREPWGVQEALHIGPSEDLHTGAAVDQVPSTSGIETLLAGSMELTVQNVEELGANRKGMMALEYMLFDSRAGDAAVLARLTDEGKGPRRRAYVKALGAVLHGNAVAVRTEWEPEQGNFVAQLATAGTPGGRYGTQKEAVDEIVNRLISSVEVAELKLSKPLGFETGGTVRPDEEEARRSDNSLADLTHAIQGMERLWLGENGKGGLSSVVASTNKTLDATVRADLAGLRSAVESIPPPLRTALTQNRESVEAARAAFSTLRATLASEVVANLGVTLKFNDNDGD
- a CDS encoding di-heme oxidoredictase family protein, whose amino-acid sequence is MRRALIPLCCLLACGGSVEDEGPEPGEELPGGATTVHDTTRNAFTLVARNLQGERRDAFFVGNSLFNRNWVTAPSSTEGLDGLGPTFNASSCAACHFKDGRGKPPTEPGEKSLSLLFRLSIPGQDAHGAPLEDPVYGGQLQPLAILGVPAEGSMALSYTSREGSYADGTPWSLEAPHYTLQNLAFGPPHPELMVSPRVAPVMIGLGLLEAIPEASLEALADPDDRNGDGISGRINHVWDVEHRQARVGRFGWKANQPSLKHQNAGAFRGDLGITSDLFPTNDCPPAQSACMKAPHGGEPELDARKLEQVTFYTRMLAVPARREADAPDVLRGRKLFRDVGCASCHVPRHETGTVDDAPELSGQVIYPYTDLLLHDMGPELADHRPDFEATGSEWRTPPLWGIGLVQTVNRHTRFLHDGRARSLEEAILWHGGEAEPSRERFRHLSTDERAALLRFLESL
- a CDS encoding imelysin family protein encodes the protein MTKQGWLALMTGALFLTSCGEDKKAETVDPLAESRARPVIQNYAALTSANYAEVVRQAHSLQEAIEAFVANPTDATMAAARAAWIEARVSYGQSEAYRFYGGPIDNEDTGPEGQINAWPLDEAYIDGVEENYDAGIINATEEYPELTQELIASLNERDGETNIASGYHAIEFLLWGQDVSETGPGNRPPTDFVSGEETTRTNADRRRQYLSLVTKQLVEDLESVEAQWKPTQGTYGQAFGAESPKAAVLKILTGLGSLSGAELAGERMTVAYDNKDQEDEHSCFSDNTHADLYNNALGIQNVYLGRYGSVSGPGLSSLVAEVNPALDQKMKERLQASLDAIRAIPVPFDQAILGADNSPGRQKVKAAIDALRAQTDTLVEVATALGITLNLE
- a CDS encoding chromosome condensation regulator RCC1, which gives rise to MKTPHRALAVLLGAITACGSPPEPGPDTQAPVVRIVSPREGQVGAVFQVRVRGGLEDDRGVERASWSLNGEAPVAFTPSASFTLEGIPRLGDNVVRVEAQDAAGNTGVAEVRFSFGGELAGGLSHSAAVRDGRLFTWGDNGAGQLGLAETSRQPRPTLVPEPTRVRVVVTGASSTLVLQEDGSAWAWGSLPQGLLPEREAAHVPTRIPTPAPVVGAALGGAHALLLLADGTVLAAGANGDGQLGLGTTEAVDGPTRVPGLSGIIRVAAGSEHSVALRADGAVFVWGANDDGQLGNGEVDDAPHPEPFQVAHLERVVDVAAGRGHMLALGEDGRVRAWGLGTSGQLGHGKSGMLGSRAQPVDVMELSGVEAVFASAHLSFALTSPGTLWAWGQNSNAQLGDGSTAERPRPVQVQGLGPVRAVGAGSLHALAHADTGACFAWGANGGGQLGTNAPSEGASRSAVPLRVEFP
- a CDS encoding di-heme oxidoredictase family protein, which codes for MKRRAPLTTAGVLCLWSACGPTSPVTPGEPQGWAVVEPGEELPGGAATTQASDVQAFSRPAPNLPTERLSAFGAGEALFEADWFAAPHARADRDGLGPLFNAVSCEACHFQNGRGTPPLSEDQPTVSLLLRLSVPGTGEHGGPRPEPTYGDQLQTRSIPGVPAEGRATLEWEERSGTFADGEAWTLRAPRYRLTQLAHGPLAADVRVSPRVAQPLVGPGLLEAVPEAQLLEWADPDDANGDGISGRPNRVWSARRGRVELGRFGWKANQPDLEQQNAGALRGDLGITTPLFPTEACAPAQTACLDAPTGGIPELDAGKLDALTAYTAGLAVPARRGHDTPQVLRGKDVFHRVGCARCHRPSLDTESHQRLWPYSDLLLHDLGDGLADGYDDFLATGREWRTPPLWGLGLTRTVSGHSRLLHDGRARSPLEAILWHGGEASASRDAVLQSSRAERDALLSFLDSL